Within the Mucilaginibacter sp. CSA2-8R genome, the region AGATAACAACAGCACTCTTATACAGCATAAGCTAATTGTAGCAATTAAGGCCGCCACGTTGGCTGACAGAATGAGCCAAAGTTAGTACCATTTAAGTGCGGCTTCGGTTTAAAAAAGACAAAGTCTGAATTGGCAACTCCGCATTGAAATGAATTAAACCATCAATTTAAATTAATATTTCTGTATGAGAATTCGTTATCTATCAGCAATCAGCCTAATGGTTATGTTGTGCCTAACTTTAACATCATGGGCCCAAAACAAAAATGTGCTGCCGGGCTGGGCTTTAGGGGGCTTTGTGCGTCCAAAAGGCATAAACCCTATTATCTCGCCTGATACAAGCACTATTTTCCTGGATCCGATGTCGGGTAATAAGACTAAGTGGGAGGATAACGACACATTCAATCCGGCTGCTGTGGTTAAAGGTAAAAAAGTGATTGTTCTATATCGCTCAGAAGATAGGAGCGGTATCAAGATCAGCACTCGTACGTCACGACTGGGTTATGCAATTAGTAAAGATGGGCTGCATTTTAAACGTAAAGCGGAACCAGTATTTTACCCAGACAATGATGATCAAAAAGAGTTTGAATGGCCCGGAGGTTGTGAAGACCCCCGAGCAGCAGTCACAGAAGATGGGACATTCCTGATCTTATACACGCAATGGAATCGCAAAGTACCGCGTTTGGGTGCCGCTACATCCAAAGATATGGTGCATTGGAAAAAACATGGGCCTATTTTTCAAGATGCATATAACGGCAAATTTTTGAACATTCCAACGAAGTCTGCATCAATATTAACTCAGGTAAAAAGTAATAGGCAGGTTATTACTAAGGTAAATGGTGAATATTTTATGTATTGGGGAGAGCGGAATGTTTACGCCGCTACATCAAAAAACTTAGTAGACTGGAAGCCCATGGTTGATGCTGAGGGCAAGCTACTGGTACTTGCAGCACCCCGTAAAGGATATTTTGACAGTGATTTTACCGAATGTGGTCCACCGGCGGTAATGACCGATAAAGGTATTGTGTTGATATACAACGGCAGGAATAACAACGGTGAGCGCGGCGACAAGCGATATAACGGCGGCACCTATGCTGCCGGTCAAATACTGTTCGATAAAACAAATCCAACCAAAGTACTTGGCCGATTAGAGGTGCCATTTTTTAGACCAATGGAACCGTTTGAACAAAAGGGACAATACGCAAGCGGAACGGTTTTTATTGAGGGTTTGGTTTGGTTTAAAAAGAGTTGGTATATATATTATGGCTGTGCAGATTCAAGGGTAGGAGTAGCAATATATGATCCGAAAAACCCAACCGCTCCTGATCCGGTAGATCTTTAAAATTTCTAGTGAAAGCTAAATGCCTGCCAAACAAAAAAGCGTCTGCTTAGACGCTTTTTTGTTGTTTAATATTCCTGTTGACAGCGAACATCAATCCATACAATTTACTTTAAATATTCCTATAAAATCTATTTTCCGTGCTTGCACTTGGCTCATTTAAGGCATTCGAAAACATTTTATAAGTTGAACGTAAGAGGATAATGATGTAAATGATCGAAGTCATTACTTAACGTAATCCAGTAGCTCCAAAACAGGCATCTTCTCCTTGCTTCGTCTTAATCAGTGATCTTAATGAACTTTTATGCATTAGTTTGACTTTCACCTAATTACTCCTATTTCTGGCAGATAACCTGCTTTAACATCAGAAAAGGCATTACAGAATGCCAAAGAAAACTTTTGATCTTGTTAAAACTTCGTAGCGAATTGGTCGGCAGACCTCTTTTATCATCACCAAGAGATTACAGCAATAGCTAAACTTTTGATCTCTCTAACTAAGTGTACAATCAGTTTAAACGCCACCTAACGACACAACTTACCATGATTACATAAACTAACTGATAAGTCAAGAAGTTCTATTTTCTGCTACGCAACGCCTTTCTTGAAGAGCGAAAGCTAGATTAGTAAGATTAGTAGCATTTCACACTCTTTTTATAGCGTTAAAAATCGGGCTATTTACCTTTTTAATACTTTACTTTTACGCAAACACGGTTATAATTAATCATCTAACAGCGCCCGTGTGCACCAAAGGTAAGGCGCCTGGCCATGATAATCACCTACGTTACGCGGCCGATCATAGTAATACTGCTTGTCGTTCTTTTTATTGGTGCCTACGCAAACTTCAGTTACGGCACCTTGAGCGTTGATATAAGGTATTAATCCTAACCAGGCTTTACGTGCAACCGGTCCAAATTCTTTCGCATTTAGCCAGCCATGTTTTACGCCCGAGATAAGCGCAAACGTAAACATAGCCGATCCGGAGGTTTCAGCCCAGCAAGCCGGATCATCAATTAGTTGGTTCCAGATACCGCCTTTATTCTGAAAGTTTTTAAGGCTGTTCATCATAGTGAGGTATCCTTTTAAAATGCGTGGCCGGTATTCGCTGTTTTTAGGCAAATTGGTAAGTAATTCTGTCATCCCTGCAGCCATCCAACCGTTTCCCCTACCCCAGTAAAACGGAACATCGGGCGCGTGATAAAACAGGCCATTAGGTCGCTGAAGTGAGTCCAGGTAAAGCACCATCTCTTTTGCAGCACGGTCAATGTACTTGCGGTTTTTGGTTGCTTTATAGGCTTGGGTTTGCACAATGGTAATCATATACATATCATCAATCCACAGGCGTGTTTGCCACGATAAACCTTTTTCATCCCAAGCTTTCTGCTGCGCACTTGCGTTTTGCGGGAGTATCCATTGCGTATCCGCATAAGGCAACCCCAAATCAAAATAACGTTGCTCGTTAGTAACACGGTAAAACTCCAATGGTAAGCTGCCAAACATATTTAAGTCAACGTGATTCATTGGTGGCAGCAATGCTTTTTCGGTTGTAAACAAAGGTTCAAACTTGTTTTGTAAAAGCCGAACAAGTTGTGTATCACGAGTAATGGCTGCATATTTAAGTGCCCCCATCCAGTTAAAAGTTTCTGGGTAACTTATCCATTTACCACCATGCAGCATATGTTTACCATCAACAAACCGGTATGCCAGGCGTTTACCCACTTCTTGTGGCGTGTAACCTTGAGGGAAGTTTTTAAGTGCACTTTTTTGTGCCGAAGACACTTGAATTGCGAACACTAAACAAAATAAAAAGTAGCATTTTTTCATGATGAAGAATTGTAAAGGGATTAACTTGATTTAATATTATTGAAGATTAAGCCCTACTGAGAGCATTGCCATCAACTTAAGACAAGCTGATTATACAACGTTGGTTAATTTTAAGCTCAAAGAAAAATAATAACCTGCACCCGTTTTATTCAAACTATGGTTAATTTGTCTCAAAGTATGGCTGCAGATTCCGTTATTGACAAACTGTAACCAAACGCAAAACCAATATTCGATTGAGACAAATTGACTATAAGTTGAACAGTAAATCTATTACCTTATATTTTATTTTGATAACCAATTAATTCCGTTAAAAATACAACCCGATGTATGACGCCGGATATGCTATTATACTGCTTGTGCAGGCACTTGGTTAAAAACAGCTAAACCAATATTGATATACCCTCATGAAGAACTTTTGTTTAAGCATTCTATTTCTTATCAGTTTATGTTTCTGCATCACCTCCAAAGGGCAGGTTAGTAAGATGCCTGCTTATCCGCTCATTACGCATAACCCTTATTTTAGCATCTGGTCTAACACAGATACGCTTAATTCTTCAATCACACACCACTGGACAGGCAAAGACCAGCCGCTGGTGGGTATTCTCAAAGTGGACAATCAATTTTACCGGTTTTTAGGAAAAGAAGAAGACCATTACAGGACACTGGCAGCTGCCTCGGACGAAAAACCATACCAATGCCGATATATAGAAACTGAGCCGGATGGCGACTGGACCAAACCTGATTTTGACGATAACAGTTGGAAAACCGGAACAGGTCCGTTTGGCGATGCTAAAGACCGCTTCCCTACCCAATGGCTTAAAAACATTTGGCTGCGACGCGAATTTATGTTAACCGAAACGGAAGTTAACCAGTTGGTGCTGAAGCTTGATCATGATGACAATGTTGATGTTTATTTAAACGGCACCAAAATTTATAACAAAACCGGCTGGACGCAGGATTATAGCCTGATTAAGTTGGACGAAAAATATAATAAAGCATTAAAAAAGGGTAAAAATGTGATCGCCATACGCTGTATTAACACTTCTGGCGGCGCCTCACTTGATGTTGGACTATTAGACTTACTTAAAGTTAAAGTAGCCAACCGATTAGAAACCGCCGAGCAGCAAAGTGTTGATGTAACAGCCACACAAACACATTACCAGTTTAAATGCGGCCAAATTAACTTAAGCGTTACTTTTACATCGCCACTGCTGTTGAGCGACATAAAAACGCTTACCCGGCCGGTATCATATATTACCTACCAGGTAAGCAGCAACGATAGCCGACCGCATCAAGTTAAAATTTATACTGGTGTATCTACCAATTTAGCGGTTAACCGTACGAGCCAGGAAGTAAGTGCCGAAGCCGTAAATAACCCTACTCTTTCTGTGTTAAAAGCCGGCACCAAAGAACAGCCAGTGCTGCAAAAGAAGGGCGACGATTTGCGCATTGACTGGGGCTATTTGTATGTAGCTGCTCCTAAAAAAGAAAATATTACTCAATATATAACCAACAGCGCAGAATCTGTAAATTCCTTCCTTAGCAGTAGCTACAAGTCTACCTTTAAACAAGGCAGGCAGGGCGTATTAAACACTGTGATATCTGTGCAAGTAACCAAAAACACACCAGCCAAACAATTTGTGATGCTGGGCTATGATGACTTGTACTCCATCCAATACTTTAAGCAAAATTTAAAGCCGTATTGGAAGGCGTTTTATCCTACTATTTATTCGGCATTTAATGCTGCTGTAAAAGATTACAGCTCCACCCTGAGCAAGTGCAATACGTTTGATAAACAAATTTACCAAAGCACCTTAAAGGCAGGCGGCGACGAATATGCCCGCCTTTGCGTAATGGCTTACCGGCAAAGCATTGCCGCACACCAGGTAGTAAAAAGCCCGCAGGGTGATCTGCTATTTTTATCTAAAGAAAATTACAGCAATGGATCGATCAATACGGTTGACATCACCTATCCTTCGGCGCCTTTGTATTTAATTTACAATCCCGAATTACAGAAAGGCATGCTTAACGGCATTTTTTATTACAGCGAAAGCGGCAAGTGGACCAAAAACTTTCCGGCACATGATTTAGGAACCTACCCATTAGCCAATGGCCAAACGTATGGCGAAGACATGCCTGTTGAAGAAGCAGGTAACATGATTATTATTACCGATGCCATTGCACATGCCGAACGCAATGCTAACTATGCTAAAAAACATTGGAAAGTATTGACCGTTTGGGCTAAATTTTTACTGGAGGCCGGCCTCGACCCTGCCAACCAGTTATGCACCGACGACTTTGCCGGCCATCTGGCACACAATGCCAATCTATCTGTAAAAGCTATTGTGGCTATAGGTTGTTATGCCGATTTGGCTAATCAGTTAGGGTACAAAGACGTAGCCGCAAAATACCGCAACGAGGCTATTATCATGGCAAAAAAATGGATGCAAATGGCTGACGCCGATGATCATTACTCGTTGGTATTTGGACGCAAAGATACCTGGAGCCAAAAATACAATCTGGTTTGGGATAAGATTTTAAACTTAAACATTTTTCCGCAAGAGGTTTACAACAGAGAGATTAAATACTATCTAAGCCATCAAAACAAATTTGGCTTGCCGTTAGACAGCCGGAAAACCTATACTAAATCTGACTGGATTTTGTGGACAGCTACATTAAGTCAGAATGAAAAAGACTTTAAAAGCCTAGTAAAACCTGTTTACAAATTTGCTACAGAAACACCGTCGCGCGTACCTTTAAACGACTGGCACGAAACTAAGGACGGCAAAATGGTTGGCTTCCAGGCACGCAGCGTGGTAAGCGGTTATTTTATTAAGCTTCTGGCTAATCAATGGGCCGTTAAAAAATGAAGCACTTTTTAATAAGGAATGGGCGTTAAGAATTTAATCTTAACGCCCATTCCTTATTATACTCCTGATAAGTTACTTTATGCTAGCATACTCTTTTTTCCAGTAAGTGGGCTGGGTAGTGTATAAAGCCTGGTTGGCCAAATGCACACAAATGGCGGTTTTGGCACCGGTGTAAATGTTGGAGTCGGGTAAGGTATTGGTCATTACCTTCTCGTAAAAATCTTTGAGGGCATACCAGGTACCATCTTTGGTAGGCTCGGGCAAGATAGGTACACCGCCTTGTTTGTCCCAGGTTATTTTAGTGGCACCGGTTACCCCATCCACCAGGCCGCGCTCTTTAAGCAAATCCTTTTCGGCATAAAACATACCCTGGTCTGTCAGCAAGGAGACAGTGCCCTTGGTGCCTTTGATTTTAAACAGGTAACCATCACGGGCATTACCGCAGGTAGCCCCAAAGTTGCCCACCATGCCCTCCTCGCCGTAGCGCACCACCACCTGCACGTTATCATACGTTTCGCGGCCATCCTTATACAAATCTATTCCGCCTGCTGCCTGAAACTGCGTGGGATGCGTATCAAACGCCCAGTTAATAAAATCCATCTGGTGCGATAGCAGCTCTGCTACCAGCCCGCCCGAATATTCTTTATACATCCGCCAGTTAATCTGCCGTTCTAAACCCGGCTCGGGTACTGCCCTGCGCCAGCTGCCGTTACGGTCCCAGCGGCAATCCACCTGGGTAACTTTGCCCAGGTAACCTTTATTAATGTATTCTTTAACTTTGTAATACAGCGGCGAGTAACGGTACTGGTGCCCTACCTGCACTACTTGCTTGTTGCGCCCTGTCACAAGCTTTACCAAATCCATTGCCTGGTTGGCGTTGTAGGTCATTGTTTTTTCCAGGTACAAATGCCGCCCCGATTTAATAACTGCCGAGGCGATGGGGTAATGCATATTTAAAGGTACCGATATGATAACGGCATCTACGTCCTTGTCATCCAGTACCTTCCTGTAATCGGTATACGCTTTTGGTGTAGATGTCTTGCTGATGTTTTGCGCGGCCTTTAAGCGGAAGTCGAGCACATCGCAAATGGCTGTTACTCTGAATAAGGCTGGCAAATCATTCATCACATACATAATGCCCTTGCCCCGGTCGCCGCAGCCAATTACAGCCACTTTGAGCGGACCGGCATCGGCTGCAAAAGTTTGCCCGCTCATGAGCAACCCGCCTGCAAGTAAACTGCTGCTTTTTAAAAATCCTCTTCTTTCCATTATTCAAATTATTTTTGATACCCTTTAAAAGCCGGGGTAACTGTATCGCGGATAGCACCGTTCTTGTCACGATATACCATGTAAGCGCCAATATCTTTCCGCCCGGCTAAAAAGCTTAAGGCTTTGCTTAAGCCCATGGCCATAAAGCCGTTATCATACCCATCGGCCGTCAGTGCATCTTGGGCATACACCGTTACGCTGATGAGTTCATTTTGCACGGGGTAACCTGTGAGCGGATTGATGATATGTGATATCTGCTTACCACCCGCCTCATGATGTTTACGGTAATTGCCGGATGTGGTAATGGCGCCATTTCCCGGCGTAATCACTTTGCGCATAGGTTCAGGGTTTAAGTCATCGCTGTTAACGCCCTCAATGCCGATGCCAAAAGGCTCGCCGCCTGGTTTAGTACCTTTAATGCGCAACTCGCCGCCTAGTTCAACCAAGTAATTACTGATGTGATGCTGTTCCAGCAAAGCAGCCAGCAAATCAACCGAGTAGCCCTGGGCAATGCCGTTCAAGTCTAACTGCAGGCCGGGACGGTCTTTTAACAAACGATTGCCTTTTAACCACAGGTGTTTCATGCCTACCTTTTGCAGCAAAGCTTTGATTTGTGTAGCGGTTGGCTCCTGGCTGGGTTTAACCACACCAAAACCCCAGGCATCTACCAGCGGTTTAACCGTTGGATCGACCAGGCCCTGGGTATCTTGGTAGATTTGCATCGAACGGGCAACCAGCACCCTAAAATGCTCGTCAACCCCTATTCCGTCTGCCGACTGATTGAACTTGTTAATTAGTGATTTCGGCTCGTAAAGCGATACCGATGAATCCAGTTTGTGCAGTAAACTATCTGTTTGCCTTAAACTCACCAGACTATCAGGCGCGTAGTAAACTATTTGATAAGTCGTACCCTGCGCATAGCCGCTCAGCTCATAGCGCTTAGGTTGGTTGTTGCTATTGAAAGCGAGTAAGGAGGTCGTTAAACCCAAAGTACTTACTAAGACTGCAACCTTTATCATTAACCGGAAATGGTTTGATGTATCATATTTTTGTTCAATATGCTTTATCATTCAAGTTCAGGCTCTAAATTTATTAATCAATGTTTTGCATTCTATGTTGATACTAGTCAGTTAGCAATAAGCGTATAAACCTTGCCCGGCAATTAACCAGACAAGGTTGACATCATGAACTTATTTCTACTAAAAAATGCAAGTTAAATTAAATGCACTTTATAACAGCTGTTGCATTAATAACCGGGATTTTGCTGTAATTTGCCGCCGTTATTACGCTCAATTTCGGATGCAGGGATTGGCCACAGGTTATAAGTTGGCTGCACATCAGAGTAATATGGATTACATTTTTTTACCCTGTCGTATATTTTACCCAAGCGCATTAACGTAATACGGCGTTTTTCTTCAGATCCAAGTTCGCGCATACGTTCATCCAAAATGTAATCAATGTTGACGTTGGCTGGTAGCACGCTCGATGCATTTGCCCGGCTGCGAACCACATTAATATCAGCGGCTGCATTACTTAACTGATTTAACCCTAAGTAAGCTTCGGCCCTTAATAAATAGGTCTCGGCCAGGCGAAACATGTACTGGTCGGCATATGTACCGCCAGCACTTGCTTTTAACAACAGTTGAGATTTATCCTGAAACATGCCATCAGGGTGATCTCCGGGCGTAGTTACTTTAGATTGAAACGCATAAAAATCGCGCCGTGGCACGGTGATACCTGCCGGTGGATTTACGGTAGATATTACCTGACCAAAACGCGGATGAGCTGGATTGTTAACCACAAATTCTCTGACAAAATTGTATGGTGCGTTTCTTATGTCGTTATTAAAATCGCCTTGCCAAATAACATCCGAAAAATATTTGGTTGATATTGCCCAACCAATGCCCCTGCCGCCTGAGTAATCACTACGCGGATAAAGAAACGGCTGCACCGTGCTCCCTGCAAGGCGGAATGTTAGAATTTGCGGCGCAAAGTTTCTTTCAAACTGATAAGAACCATCGATACCGGTTGATACGGCACCGCCGCCGGGTACATCCGTTTCAAACTGAATAACCCAAAGGCCTTCTTTGTTTGTTCCGTTCTTACGGTTTTGATTACCCTGCTGAAAGAGATCCCAGTACACATTTTTGGTAGCATCGGATGATTTTGTGCCAAACCGGGTTTTCATCAGTGCCACATTAGGATTACTGATTACTGTAGTTGCAGCAGTAACTGCATTTTGAAATTCTCCGGCAGCAAGGTAAACTTCCGACAACAAATGGTAAGCCGCCAGATTACTGATCTGCCCGTCGGTTACGGCATTGATGGCAGGCAGGTTTTCAGAAGCAAATTTTAAATCACTGATTACTTGTGCCAGCACTTCTGCTTTTGGAGCACGGGTATAATCTGTTTTTGGTGATTCTACCTCCTTTACATTCAGCGGCACACCGCCATACAGATAAGCTAACGTACGATAGGCAAAACCACGGAAAAATCTGGATCTTGCTTCATTAAGTGTTTTATCGGCTGCAGACATTGAAGAATTTGGTATGCGATCTATTATCGTGTTAGCCTCGCTAACAATTTTATATAGTGCCGACCAATGACTTAACGGAATATTTAATCCGCCCTGCGGTGCATAAGAGGCAATCATGTTGGTGTGCCTTTCGGTACTGGGCTGCCCATCAAAAACAATATCGCAACCGTAAACATAATCAAAAGGCCGGCGGTCGCCATTGGTGTAAAACTCGGTACGCACTCGGTTATACAGGCCGTTTACAGCTGCATTAAAATCGCTGCTGTTATTATAAGCATTACTGGTGCTCAAGAAGTCAAGAGGCTTCTCGTCTAAAAAGTCTTTTTTACAAGAGGAAGATAAGATAATACCTAATGACAAAAATGCGATGATAGTCTTTTTCATTACTTTAAAGATTAGAAAGTTACGTTCACGCCTACAGAATAGCCTCTTAATACAGGCCGTCCATCATTAATCAAGCCTTGGCCCGGCGTTTCGGGATCCCAACCATCCCAGTTAGTCCAGGTAACGAGGTTGCGGCCGCTTACAAAAAGGTTGAGGCTTTGCAGTTTCAGGCGCTGAATGGCCTTACCAGTAAAATTGTATCCTAGTGATACATCCTGCAGCCTAACAAAGCTGCGGCTTTGATAAATTGACGGGCTAATAGTGGATGCAATAATAGAACTTGGATACCTGCCATTAGGATTACTTGGCGACCAAAAGTCAGTTCCGCTCAAATTATTTTCACGGATCGAATTATCGTCTCTTACGCGGCGTGGCGTGTTTGCGGCCAGATATGAATTACTCCCAC harbors:
- a CDS encoding glycoside hydrolase family 130 protein, with protein sequence MRIRYLSAISLMVMLCLTLTSWAQNKNVLPGWALGGFVRPKGINPIISPDTSTIFLDPMSGNKTKWEDNDTFNPAAVVKGKKVIVLYRSEDRSGIKISTRTSRLGYAISKDGLHFKRKAEPVFYPDNDDQKEFEWPGGCEDPRAAVTEDGTFLILYTQWNRKVPRLGAATSKDMVHWKKHGPIFQDAYNGKFLNIPTKSASILTQVKSNRQVITKVNGEYFMYWGERNVYAATSKNLVDWKPMVDAEGKLLVLAAPRKGYFDSDFTECGPPAVMTDKGIVLIYNGRNNNGERGDKRYNGGTYAAGQILFDKTNPTKVLGRLEVPFFRPMEPFEQKGQYASGTVFIEGLVWFKKSWYIYYGCADSRVGVAIYDPKNPTAPDPVDL
- a CDS encoding glycoside hydrolase family 88 protein — its product is MFAIQVSSAQKSALKNFPQGYTPQEVGKRLAYRFVDGKHMLHGGKWISYPETFNWMGALKYAAITRDTQLVRLLQNKFEPLFTTEKALLPPMNHVDLNMFGSLPLEFYRVTNEQRYFDLGLPYADTQWILPQNASAQQKAWDEKGLSWQTRLWIDDMYMITIVQTQAYKATKNRKYIDRAAKEMVLYLDSLQRPNGLFYHAPDVPFYWGRGNGWMAAGMTELLTNLPKNSEYRPRILKGYLTMMNSLKNFQNKGGIWNQLIDDPACWAETSGSAMFTFALISGVKHGWLNAKEFGPVARKAWLGLIPYINAQGAVTEVCVGTNKKNDKQYYYDRPRNVGDYHGQAPYLWCTRALLDD
- a CDS encoding DUF4965 domain-containing protein, with amino-acid sequence MKNFCLSILFLISLCFCITSKGQVSKMPAYPLITHNPYFSIWSNTDTLNSSITHHWTGKDQPLVGILKVDNQFYRFLGKEEDHYRTLAAASDEKPYQCRYIETEPDGDWTKPDFDDNSWKTGTGPFGDAKDRFPTQWLKNIWLRREFMLTETEVNQLVLKLDHDDNVDVYLNGTKIYNKTGWTQDYSLIKLDEKYNKALKKGKNVIAIRCINTSGGASLDVGLLDLLKVKVANRLETAEQQSVDVTATQTHYQFKCGQINLSVTFTSPLLLSDIKTLTRPVSYITYQVSSNDSRPHQVKIYTGVSTNLAVNRTSQEVSAEAVNNPTLSVLKAGTKEQPVLQKKGDDLRIDWGYLYVAAPKKENITQYITNSAESVNSFLSSSYKSTFKQGRQGVLNTVISVQVTKNTPAKQFVMLGYDDLYSIQYFKQNLKPYWKAFYPTIYSAFNAAVKDYSSTLSKCNTFDKQIYQSTLKAGGDEYARLCVMAYRQSIAAHQVVKSPQGDLLFLSKENYSNGSINTVDITYPSAPLYLIYNPELQKGMLNGIFYYSESGKWTKNFPAHDLGTYPLANGQTYGEDMPVEEAGNMIIITDAIAHAERNANYAKKHWKVLTVWAKFLLEAGLDPANQLCTDDFAGHLAHNANLSVKAIVAIGCYADLANQLGYKDVAAKYRNEAIIMAKKWMQMADADDHYSLVFGRKDTWSQKYNLVWDKILNLNIFPQEVYNREIKYYLSHQNKFGLPLDSRKTYTKSDWILWTATLSQNEKDFKSLVKPVYKFATETPSRVPLNDWHETKDGKMVGFQARSVVSGYFIKLLANQWAVKK
- a CDS encoding Gfo/Idh/MocA family oxidoreductase, which codes for MERRGFLKSSSLLAGGLLMSGQTFAADAGPLKVAVIGCGDRGKGIMYVMNDLPALFRVTAICDVLDFRLKAAQNISKTSTPKAYTDYRKVLDDKDVDAVIISVPLNMHYPIASAVIKSGRHLYLEKTMTYNANQAMDLVKLVTGRNKQVVQVGHQYRYSPLYYKVKEYINKGYLGKVTQVDCRWDRNGSWRRAVPEPGLERQINWRMYKEYSGGLVAELLSHQMDFINWAFDTHPTQFQAAGGIDLYKDGRETYDNVQVVVRYGEEGMVGNFGATCGNARDGYLFKIKGTKGTVSLLTDQGMFYAEKDLLKERGLVDGVTGATKITWDKQGGVPILPEPTKDGTWYALKDFYEKVMTNTLPDSNIYTGAKTAICVHLANQALYTTQPTYWKKEYASIK
- a CDS encoding FAD:protein FMN transferase, with amino-acid sequence MIKVAVLVSTLGLTTSLLAFNSNNQPKRYELSGYAQGTTYQIVYYAPDSLVSLRQTDSLLHKLDSSVSLYEPKSLINKFNQSADGIGVDEHFRVLVARSMQIYQDTQGLVDPTVKPLVDAWGFGVVKPSQEPTATQIKALLQKVGMKHLWLKGNRLLKDRPGLQLDLNGIAQGYSVDLLAALLEQHHISNYLVELGGELRIKGTKPGGEPFGIGIEGVNSDDLNPEPMRKVITPGNGAITTSGNYRKHHEAGGKQISHIINPLTGYPVQNELISVTVYAQDALTADGYDNGFMAMGLSKALSFLAGRKDIGAYMVYRDKNGAIRDTVTPAFKGYQK
- a CDS encoding RagB/SusD family nutrient uptake outer membrane protein, giving the protein MKKTIIAFLSLGIILSSSCKKDFLDEKPLDFLSTSNAYNNSSDFNAAVNGLYNRVRTEFYTNGDRRPFDYVYGCDIVFDGQPSTERHTNMIASYAPQGGLNIPLSHWSALYKIVSEANTIIDRIPNSSMSAADKTLNEARSRFFRGFAYRTLAYLYGGVPLNVKEVESPKTDYTRAPKAEVLAQVISDLKFASENLPAINAVTDGQISNLAAYHLLSEVYLAAGEFQNAVTAATTVISNPNVALMKTRFGTKSSDATKNVYWDLFQQGNQNRKNGTNKEGLWVIQFETDVPGGGAVSTGIDGSYQFERNFAPQILTFRLAGSTVQPFLYPRSDYSGGRGIGWAISTKYFSDVIWQGDFNNDIRNAPYNFVREFVVNNPAHPRFGQVISTVNPPAGITVPRRDFYAFQSKVTTPGDHPDGMFQDKSQLLLKASAGGTYADQYMFRLAETYLLRAEAYLGLNQLSNAAADINVVRSRANASSVLPANVNIDYILDERMRELGSEEKRRITLMRLGKIYDRVKKCNPYYSDVQPTYNLWPIPASEIERNNGGKLQQNPGY